In a genomic window of Methanoregula sp. UBA64:
- the arcS gene encoding archaeosine synthase subunit alpha — protein sequence MIKIDIRKHDGLARAGILSVDDKAVPFPAVLETGTVFPSLAARAGTNVPLGAPAEFVKAYLPDGREAPVTIHPNAENRAESGDVVMPMGWHTAPANPRQYVTWLKNLKNRTPADTLWYAPGAALPSNVHILCYSGFGLFDYIAVDLKSAQGFFCTPEGEFPADAQKAGICACEGCKSGDLRLHNRLALEGETGLVRYFIGQAKLRELVEARCRMNANHVAIMRHIDHDYAWSEPYAPIARSGVMRANSGESMQRVEVRRFAERLISRYIPPKATVAVLLPCSAKKPYSLSQSHRRFQMAIAGRAHELIVTSPLGLVPRELECVYPAMHYDVPVTGYWDAEECAYIADILAKYLTKNKYDRVIAHLEGGALKVAEMAAEACGITLEYTCREHPTGEAALSQLSHALDCERKVKDDRLHGMLSYQFGCDVDTRGMLFRGHFPEIFYTRNNQQLFSIDTGYGLLRPTFEGWDLIPEGYRVQISDFVPEGDVLVPGIVDADPEIREGDEVLVVGKMAVATGRAAMTAAEMKRSKRGVAVRVRKVKKSAV from the coding sequence ATGATAAAGATCGATATCCGGAAACACGACGGTCTTGCCCGGGCCGGGATCCTCTCTGTCGATGACAAAGCGGTCCCGTTCCCTGCCGTGCTCGAAACGGGAACAGTCTTTCCCTCGCTTGCCGCCCGGGCCGGCACGAACGTCCCGCTCGGCGCCCCTGCGGAGTTCGTGAAGGCATACCTCCCCGATGGCCGGGAAGCACCGGTCACGATCCACCCGAATGCCGAAAACCGGGCAGAAAGCGGCGACGTGGTGATGCCGATGGGATGGCACACGGCGCCTGCCAATCCCCGGCAGTATGTAACGTGGCTCAAAAATCTCAAAAACAGGACACCGGCCGACACGCTCTGGTACGCGCCCGGCGCTGCCCTTCCTTCAAACGTGCATATCCTCTGCTACTCCGGCTTTGGTCTCTTCGATTACATAGCCGTTGATCTCAAATCCGCGCAGGGTTTCTTCTGCACGCCCGAGGGAGAGTTCCCGGCGGATGCGCAGAAGGCCGGGATCTGTGCCTGCGAGGGCTGTAAGTCCGGCGACCTACGGCTCCACAACCGGCTCGCGCTCGAAGGAGAGACCGGGCTTGTCCGGTATTTCATCGGCCAGGCAAAACTCCGCGAACTGGTCGAGGCCCGGTGCCGGATGAATGCGAACCATGTGGCCATCATGCGCCACATCGACCATGACTATGCCTGGTCCGAGCCGTATGCACCCATAGCCAGGAGCGGCGTGATGCGGGCAAACTCGGGAGAGTCCATGCAGCGGGTCGAGGTCCGGCGTTTTGCCGAACGGCTCATCTCTCGCTACATTCCCCCGAAGGCCACGGTTGCCGTGCTCCTGCCCTGCTCGGCGAAAAAACCCTACTCGCTCTCCCAGAGCCACCGGCGTTTCCAGATGGCAATTGCCGGCCGGGCCCACGAGCTGATCGTCACCTCCCCTCTCGGCCTTGTCCCCCGGGAGCTCGAATGCGTGTACCCGGCCATGCACTACGATGTCCCGGTCACCGGCTACTGGGATGCTGAGGAGTGCGCGTACATTGCAGACATCCTTGCAAAGTACCTCACGAAAAACAAGTACGACCGGGTGATCGCCCATCTCGAAGGCGGGGCGCTCAAAGTGGCAGAGATGGCAGCAGAAGCCTGCGGGATCACGCTTGAGTATACCTGCCGCGAGCACCCGACCGGTGAGGCAGCGCTTTCGCAGCTGAGTCACGCCCTTGACTGCGAGCGGAAGGTAAAAGACGACCGGCTCCACGGGATGCTTTCGTACCAGTTCGGCTGCGATGTGGATACCCGGGGCATGCTCTTCCGTGGCCACTTCCCGGAGATCTTCTACACGAGAAACAACCAGCAGCTCTTCTCCATTGACACCGGCTACGGTCTCCTCCGGCCGACGTTCGAGGGCTGGGACCTTATCCCGGAGGGCTACCGGGTACAGATCAGCGACTTTGTTCCCGAGGGCGACGTGCTCGTCCCGGGCATTGTGGACGCAGACCCTGAGATCCGCGAGGGTGACGAGGTGCTCGTGGTAGGAAAGATGGCCGTTGCCACCGGCCGGGCCGCAATGACCGCGGCAGAGATGAAACGATCAAAGCGCGGGGTTGCGGTGCGGGTGCGTAAAGTAAAGAAGTCAGCAGTCTAA
- a CDS encoding TIGR00296 family protein has protein sequence MQLLTADEGVLATRLARGAIGYAIDKEPKPDLTLTPVFGEKRGVFVTLNKAGRLRGCIGFPYPVMPLAGAIENAAVAAALEDPRFPGVRKDELASLDFEVTILTVPVPLECDPEDRPNHIEVGRHGLIARGFGTSGLLLPQVATEYGWDAKTFLDHTCEKAGLPARCWHQANAEILTFEGQIFTGSF, from the coding sequence ATGCAGCTGCTGACCGCAGACGAAGGCGTGCTTGCAACCCGGCTTGCCCGCGGGGCCATCGGGTACGCGATCGATAAAGAGCCAAAACCGGACCTGACTCTCACCCCGGTCTTTGGCGAAAAACGCGGGGTCTTTGTAACGCTTAATAAAGCCGGCCGGCTCCGGGGCTGCATCGGCTTTCCCTACCCGGTGATGCCGCTTGCAGGCGCGATTGAAAATGCCGCGGTTGCCGCAGCGCTTGAAGACCCCCGGTTCCCGGGCGTACGAAAGGACGAGCTCGCATCCCTTGACTTTGAGGTGACGATCCTCACCGTCCCGGTGCCGCTCGAATGCGATCCCGAAGACCGGCCAAATCACATAGAAGTCGGCCGGCACGGGCTCATTGCCCGGGGCTTTGGCACGAGCGGGCTGTTGCTCCCGCAGGTTGCAACCGAGTACGGCTGGGATGCGAAGACCTTCCTTGACCACACCTGCGAGAAAGCCGGGCTTCCCGCCCGGTGCTGGCACCAGGCAAATGCCGAGATCCTCACGTTCGAGGGCCAGATCTTTACCGGCTCATTTTAA
- the tgtA gene encoding tRNA guanosine(15) transglycosylase TgtA: MAIAFESLDNDIAGRTGKLVVNKKVVKTPALLPVINPHLQLVSPKELRAMGVEALITNAYIFSQSKQYSERVKEEGLHKLLDYDGVIMTDSGSFQLSVYGQVSITNEQTLSYQKAIGSDIWVPLDIPTSPDADRETAERELAITMERLREAKELFGNDAPLAGPVQGSLYQDLREKAAREVGDLGFSFCPIGAVVPLMESYRYRDLVDVVMAAKRTLPRSSCVHLFGAGHPAMFALAAAMGCDLFDSAAYALYAKEGRYLTTHGSFKIDELADLPCSCAVCRSHTAEELRTAKDRTRLLALHNLAVTLAEIARIRQAITDGTLWELVDERCRNHPQLLSGYRRLLTHNAELEVFDRASKRRFFYRGDESCARTEVLRYQRQLARLRLGKNVLVACDNGMREGYDTVLYFKPPFGPYPPELKETFPIGQSEIPEWDAAMVRQGLKGVRRLADTHKESTIRVTGLHPEWETIFSEEIRDTAELES; the protein is encoded by the coding sequence ATGGCAATAGCATTCGAGAGCCTGGACAACGATATTGCAGGACGGACCGGTAAACTGGTCGTGAATAAGAAAGTGGTAAAGACACCGGCACTGCTCCCGGTTATCAACCCCCACCTCCAGCTGGTCTCGCCAAAGGAACTCAGGGCAATGGGCGTCGAGGCGCTTATTACCAACGCCTACATCTTTTCGCAGAGCAAGCAATACTCCGAGCGGGTCAAAGAGGAAGGCCTCCACAAGCTGCTGGACTATGACGGCGTGATCATGACCGACTCCGGCTCGTTCCAGCTCTCGGTGTACGGGCAGGTCTCGATCACCAACGAACAGACGCTCTCGTACCAGAAAGCAATCGGGAGCGATATCTGGGTGCCGCTCGATATCCCCACCTCCCCGGATGCCGACCGGGAGACCGCGGAACGGGAACTTGCGATCACCATGGAGCGGCTCCGCGAGGCAAAGGAACTCTTCGGGAACGACGCGCCGCTTGCCGGGCCGGTGCAGGGAAGCCTGTATCAGGACCTCCGCGAGAAGGCAGCCCGTGAGGTCGGCGATCTCGGTTTCTCTTTCTGCCCGATAGGGGCGGTTGTCCCGCTCATGGAGTCCTACCGGTACCGGGACCTCGTGGATGTCGTGATGGCCGCAAAGCGCACGCTGCCCCGCTCATCCTGCGTCCACCTCTTTGGCGCCGGCCACCCGGCCATGTTTGCGCTTGCCGCGGCAATGGGCTGCGACCTTTTCGATTCCGCTGCCTATGCGCTCTATGCAAAAGAGGGGCGGTACCTCACCACGCACGGGAGTTTCAAGATCGATGAGCTTGCCGATCTCCCCTGTTCGTGTGCAGTCTGCCGGAGCCACACGGCCGAAGAGCTGCGGACCGCAAAGGACCGGACAAGACTCCTCGCCCTCCACAACCTTGCCGTCACCTTGGCCGAGATTGCGCGGATTCGGCAGGCGATCACGGACGGCACGCTCTGGGAGCTCGTGGACGAGCGGTGCCGGAACCACCCGCAGCTCCTCTCGGGGTACCGGCGCCTGCTCACGCACAATGCGGAGCTCGAAGTTTTCGACCGGGCCTCCAAGCGCCGGTTCTTCTACCGGGGCGACGAGAGCTGTGCCCGGACCGAGGTGCTCCGGTACCAGCGCCAGCTTGCCCGGCTCCGGCTCGGGAAAAACGTTCTTGTTGCCTGCGATAACGGCATGAGGGAGGGGTACGACACGGTGCTGTACTTCAAGCCGCCGTTCGGGCCCTATCCCCCGGAACTCAAAGAGACCTTCCCGATCGGCCAGAGCGAGATCCCCGAGTGGGACGCCGCCATGGTCCGGCAGGGTCTCAAGGGGGTCCGCCGGCTTGCCGACACCCATAAGGAGAGCACGATCCGGGTTACCGGTCTTCATCCCGAATGGGAGACGATCTTTTCCGAGGAGATCAGGGATACCGCGGAGCTGGAATCATGA
- a CDS encoding Re/Si-specific NAD(P)(+) transhydrogenase subunit alpha, with protein MTAPAGTGVPEKNPVVIAVPKETIVGEQRVATVPEVVQKLVKAGHAVRIEHDAGTAAFYPDALYTAAGATVVAGRHELFYGADIVLFVQPPTVDVVAELPEGTIAVGFMNPTRNLDAISRMRDRKITAFALELVPRITRAQSMDALSSQATAGGYVAAVLGANNCPKFLPMLTTAAGTIRPATVLILGAGVAGLMAIATAKRLGALVEAYDVRRAAGEQVRSLGAKFIELEINAEGQGGYARELTAEEKVMEQEMVSAAVARADIVITTAAIPGRKAPVLVTKETVAKMKPGAVIIDMAAETGGNCELTEAGKTVHIHGVTIIGPSNLPARVPFHASQMLAKNLQAFLGLLFTKEGALVTEYADEILKASMLVHAGTVTYQPAADLLKGGKA; from the coding sequence ATGACTGCTCCCGCAGGCACCGGCGTACCGGAGAAAAACCCGGTCGTCATTGCCGTCCCAAAGGAAACTATTGTCGGGGAACAGCGCGTGGCAACCGTTCCTGAGGTTGTCCAGAAACTCGTAAAGGCCGGCCATGCGGTCCGGATCGAACACGATGCAGGAACCGCTGCATTTTATCCCGATGCGCTCTATACTGCCGCCGGGGCAACGGTTGTAGCGGGCAGGCACGAGCTTTTTTACGGTGCAGATATCGTGCTCTTTGTCCAGCCCCCCACCGTTGATGTTGTCGCAGAGCTTCCCGAGGGAACAATAGCTGTCGGATTCATGAACCCGACCCGGAACCTCGACGCGATCTCGCGGATGCGGGACCGGAAAATCACCGCATTTGCGCTCGAACTCGTCCCAAGGATCACCCGTGCCCAGAGCATGGACGCGCTCAGCTCGCAGGCAACTGCCGGCGGGTACGTGGCAGCCGTGCTCGGCGCCAACAACTGCCCGAAGTTTTTACCGATGCTCACGACCGCAGCCGGCACGATCCGGCCGGCAACCGTGCTCATCCTCGGTGCCGGTGTTGCAGGTCTCATGGCGATTGCAACGGCAAAGAGGCTCGGCGCCCTTGTTGAGGCCTACGATGTCCGGCGCGCAGCCGGCGAACAGGTGCGGAGCCTTGGGGCAAAGTTCATCGAGCTCGAAATTAACGCCGAGGGACAGGGCGGGTACGCCCGCGAGCTCACGGCCGAAGAGAAGGTCATGGAGCAGGAGATGGTCTCCGCTGCCGTTGCCCGTGCCGATATTGTCATCACCACGGCCGCAATCCCGGGACGGAAAGCCCCGGTGCTCGTGACAAAGGAGACGGTCGCAAAGATGAAGCCGGGCGCAGTCATCATCGACATGGCAGCAGAGACCGGCGGCAACTGCGAACTTACCGAGGCAGGAAAGACGGTTCACATCCATGGCGTCACCATCATCGGGCCGTCGAATCTGCCGGCCCGGGTCCCGTTCCATGCAAGCCAGATGCTCGCAAAGAACCTCCAGGCATTTCTCGGCCTGCTCTTTACCAAGGAGGGTGCACTTGTCACCGAATATGCAGACGAGATCCTCAAGGCAAGCATGCTTGTCCATGCCGGCACGGTCACCTACCAGCCCGCGGCTGATCTCTTAAAGGGAGGAAAGGCATGA
- a CDS encoding shikimate kinase, which produces MRKDPQRNIVLTGMPGAGKSTVGVILAKVLMMGFIDTDLVIQERTGLHLQDIIDRDGPLEFMRIEEAAVLSLMCRNTVIATGGSVVLSPPAMEHLKANGTVVYLKVPCEEIEKRLGNSAGRGIVLLSDQTLCSMYNDRVLLYERYADLTIDCAGQDFENVVQTLLCHMDLPG; this is translated from the coding sequence ATGCGAAAGGATCCCCAGAGAAATATCGTCCTTACCGGGATGCCGGGTGCAGGCAAGAGCACGGTCGGCGTCATCCTTGCAAAAGTACTCATGATGGGTTTTATCGACACCGATCTCGTGATCCAGGAGCGGACCGGCCTACACCTTCAGGATATCATCGACCGTGACGGCCCCCTGGAGTTCATGAGGATCGAAGAAGCGGCCGTCCTTTCCCTTATGTGCCGGAACACGGTGATCGCAACCGGGGGGAGTGTTGTCTTAAGTCCCCCTGCCATGGAACATCTGAAAGCAAACGGGACGGTTGTCTATCTCAAAGTACCCTGTGAGGAGATAGAAAAGAGACTGGGCAATAGTGCGGGCCGGGGGATTGTCCTTCTCTCCGACCAGACGCTCTGCTCGATGTACAATGATCGCGTTTTGCTGTACGAAAGGTATGCCGATCTCACGATCGATTGCGCCGGCCAGGACTTCGAAAACGTAGTTCAGACACTCCTCTGCCACATGGATCTGCCTGGCTAA
- a CDS encoding NAD(P) transhydrogenase subunit alpha, producing the protein MIDSTTFWTAVYIVMLAAFTGYVIISRVPTLLHTPLMSGSNFIHGIVLVGAMVALGLATTPLEQLIGFIAVVLGAANVTGGYVVTERILQMFDRSNKKQKAEAKK; encoded by the coding sequence ATGATCGACTCTACTACGTTCTGGACTGCGGTCTACATCGTGATGCTTGCCGCCTTTACCGGCTATGTGATCATCAGCCGCGTCCCGACACTGCTCCACACGCCGCTCATGAGCGGCTCGAACTTCATCCACGGGATTGTGCTGGTCGGCGCCATGGTTGCGCTCGGCCTTGCCACGACCCCGCTTGAACAGCTCATCGGTTTTATCGCGGTTGTCCTCGGCGCTGCCAACGTGACCGGCGGGTACGTGGTCACAGAAAGGATCCTCCAGATGTTTGACCGTTCGAACAAGAAGCAAAAAGCGGAGGCGAAGAAATGA
- a CDS encoding 2'-5' RNA ligase family protein, which yields MTRYLIDIRQMGATKRQISTLSRELQDTFCLGTMLVVPHITLAGPFSTDDGERLVRDFAEICSRQEAAPHYEVGGYGFFEKTRVVFVEITPDEALRQFRYRLMQAIAPYCTLREYDLVSAEEFRFHSTLAMKLDLLTFLRIKWHFRNQEPVSPRYHPIRVTLLKNSRIICEYDFSQRRMLTRAQAESRATRVRDNKVLRAWGDREGE from the coding sequence ATGACCCGTTACCTGATCGATATCCGCCAGATGGGCGCTACAAAACGCCAGATCAGTACCTTAAGCCGGGAGCTCCAGGATACCTTTTGCCTGGGAACCATGCTCGTTGTCCCGCATATCACCCTGGCCGGCCCCTTCTCCACCGATGACGGGGAGAGGCTTGTCCGGGATTTTGCAGAGATCTGCAGCCGACAGGAAGCGGCACCGCACTACGAAGTCGGCGGATATGGTTTTTTTGAGAAAACGCGGGTTGTCTTTGTGGAGATCACACCGGACGAGGCGCTCCGTCAGTTCCGGTACCGGCTTATGCAGGCGATTGCCCCGTACTGCACGCTGCGGGAGTATGACCTGGTTTCCGCAGAGGAGTTCCGGTTCCATTCCACGCTTGCAATGAAACTGGATCTGCTCACGTTCCTGCGGATCAAATGGCATTTCCGGAACCAGGAGCCGGTCAGTCCCCGGTACCACCCGATACGGGTAACCCTTTTGAAAAACTCGCGGATCATCTGCGAATATGACTTTTCACAACGCCGGATGCTCACCCGCGCTCAGGCAGAGAGCCGGGCAACCCGGGTCCGGGACAACAAGGTGCTTCGGGCCTGGGGGGACCGGGAAGGGGAATGA
- a CDS encoding type B DNA-directed DNA polymerase, protein MWILDSAYRDGGVDLWIKGGGRVRRVHSPYNPPFFARFHDPAACHEMIEALTERYGAKESTVRTIFGETPGYAVYAGRDVAEAIEQQAQYGVDLFNVDVRRDQRFMAEQALVPCAGSGEERFSPLADHDLSLMEVRVGGDPGPSAQDLAIATEYGGATRRFAGPVENVLEDLSGYLTLCDPDVILMPDSDTLVPRLHALAGQHGIALPFSRNWKYRRQSARSYWSYGRMEHKGSALIPDGRILIDTEQSFVYREGGLDGVLMAARLSGLSPNLAARFTPGTLISSYEIREALIKGIVVPFRKSEPEQSRTLAALQAADRGGMMFQPVPGTYENVGEIDFTSLYPSIIVHENLSPETFGHTDRPGFLPAVLKPVLDLRILTKREKKADPRFAGPDAILKWMLVTCFGYTGYRNAKFGRIGVHEAITAAAREILIRTKEIAEEMGYSVLHGIVDSLWVQGAPVKKLKDRVERELGYPLTAEHFDWIVFLPLADGFGAYTRYYGRLSNGSIRVRGIAVRRHDTPPYVQEMQCRMFDVLKQARTIAELETTKEKVRETFRDAIAGLPSASPDQMAIGRQIGRTVYRYRCLEGAAVQAYRERGAEVAAGMRIRYVVEDARRYRAIPARDAMTFDMAFYRTLLERARDEILAAYSPESGNGLTPALRRDVPGRDRCRRTGNSSGETNRTTVCVGNEVPDMICRFPVQGDP, encoded by the coding sequence GTGTGGATCCTTGACTCCGCATACCGTGACGGCGGTGTCGATCTTTGGATAAAGGGCGGGGGAAGGGTACGCCGGGTCCATTCTCCCTACAATCCGCCGTTTTTTGCCCGGTTTCACGATCCGGCTGCCTGCCATGAGATGATCGAAGCGCTTACAGAGCGGTACGGGGCAAAGGAGTCTACCGTCCGCACGATCTTTGGGGAGACCCCCGGGTATGCCGTGTACGCCGGCCGTGATGTGGCAGAAGCAATCGAACAGCAGGCACAGTACGGCGTCGATCTCTTCAATGTGGACGTCCGCAGGGACCAGCGGTTCATGGCAGAACAGGCCCTTGTCCCGTGTGCCGGTAGCGGGGAAGAGCGTTTTTCTCCGCTGGCAGATCACGACCTTTCCCTTATGGAAGTGCGCGTGGGGGGTGACCCGGGGCCCTCTGCGCAGGATCTTGCGATCGCTACAGAATATGGCGGGGCAACCCGCCGGTTTGCGGGGCCTGTTGAAAATGTGCTGGAAGATCTCTCGGGATATCTTACCCTCTGTGACCCGGATGTGATCCTCATGCCGGACAGCGATACGCTGGTGCCCCGGCTCCATGCTCTGGCAGGGCAGCACGGGATTGCGCTTCCCTTTTCCCGGAACTGGAAGTACCGCAGACAGTCTGCCCGCTCGTACTGGAGTTACGGGCGGATGGAGCACAAGGGATCGGCGCTCATCCCCGATGGGCGCATCCTGATCGACACGGAACAGTCGTTTGTGTATCGTGAAGGCGGGCTTGACGGGGTGCTTATGGCTGCCCGGCTTTCGGGCCTCTCCCCCAACCTTGCGGCCCGGTTCACGCCCGGGACGCTTATAAGCAGTTACGAGATCCGCGAGGCCCTGATTAAGGGGATTGTAGTACCGTTTCGCAAGAGCGAGCCCGAACAGTCGCGCACGCTCGCTGCACTCCAGGCCGCCGACCGTGGAGGGATGATGTTCCAGCCGGTTCCGGGAACGTATGAAAATGTCGGGGAGATCGATTTTACTTCCCTGTATCCTTCAATTATCGTTCACGAAAACCTCTCGCCCGAGACGTTCGGCCATACCGATCGGCCGGGGTTCCTGCCCGCGGTACTTAAACCGGTGCTCGATCTGCGCATACTGACCAAACGGGAGAAAAAGGCCGATCCCCGGTTTGCCGGTCCCGATGCGATCCTCAAGTGGATGCTTGTTACCTGCTTTGGGTACACAGGGTACCGGAACGCGAAGTTCGGACGGATCGGGGTGCATGAAGCGATCACGGCCGCGGCCCGGGAGATCCTGATCCGGACAAAAGAGATTGCAGAAGAGATGGGATACTCAGTCCTCCACGGGATCGTGGACAGCCTCTGGGTGCAGGGAGCGCCGGTCAAAAAGCTCAAGGACCGGGTCGAGCGTGAGCTGGGCTATCCCCTTACCGCCGAACACTTCGACTGGATCGTTTTCCTGCCGCTCGCAGACGGCTTTGGCGCCTACACCCGCTACTACGGCCGGCTCTCGAACGGGAGCATACGGGTACGGGGAATTGCGGTGCGCCGGCATGACACGCCGCCGTACGTACAGGAGATGCAGTGCCGGATGTTTGACGTGCTAAAGCAGGCACGGACGATTGCGGAGCTGGAAACGACAAAGGAGAAGGTCCGGGAGACCTTCCGGGATGCAATAGCGGGTCTTCCTTCTGCATCCCCGGACCAGATGGCGATCGGCCGCCAGATCGGCCGTACGGTGTACCGTTACCGCTGCCTTGAAGGTGCCGCGGTGCAGGCATACCGGGAACGGGGGGCTGAAGTGGCGGCGGGGATGCGGATCCGGTACGTGGTGGAGGACGCCCGGCGCTACCGTGCGATACCTGCCCGGGATGCAATGACCTTTGATATGGCGTTTTACCGGACACTGCTTGAACGGGCCCGTGACGAGATCCTTGCAGCATACTCCCCTGAATCAGGGAATGGGCTGACACCGGCCCTGCGGCGGGATGTACCGGGAAGAGACCGGTGCAGAAGAACAGGGAACTCTTCTGGTGAAACGAATCGTACCACGGTCTGCGTTGGCAACGAAGTACCGGACATGATTTGCCGGTTTCCCGTGCAGGGGGATCCCTGA
- a CDS encoding NAD(P)(+) transhydrogenase (Re/Si-specific) subunit beta, which translates to MIDLSWLIDPIYIVTVFFFIIGMHRMSHPLTARSGIVWAGAAMLIATLVTFLTPNLTNFALMAIAIVIGGGFGYFAAKRVEMTGMPQMVALFNGMGGGAAAAISAIALLGSASAAEGSVAIIGGLIGAISFSGSIIAFMKLQGWLRPRPITFPGQQIVNMAVLVFAVFSGICIILQPAWVPVSVAVFLPLFFVLALGFGLLMTLPIGGADMPVVISMYNAFTGLAVALDGFSFATPNYAMVVAGIIVGAAGSLLTLNMAKAMNRSITNVFFGAFGATEESDVKIQGSMKAIEADDVAVMLAYADKVIIAPGYGMAVAQAQQKVKELADLLEAKNITVKYAIHPVAGRMPGHMNVLLAEAGVSYDHLFDRDEINPEFESTDVVLVIGANDTVNPAAHREGSPLFGMPILDVEQAKNVVVLKRGQGRGFAGIENDLFYRDNTRMLYGDAQETVGKLVQALKKL; encoded by the coding sequence ATGATCGACCTCTCGTGGCTTATCGACCCGATCTACATCGTGACGGTCTTCTTCTTTATCATTGGCATGCACCGGATGAGCCACCCGCTTACCGCACGGAGCGGCATTGTCTGGGCCGGCGCAGCGATGCTCATTGCAACGCTCGTGACCTTCCTCACCCCGAACCTGACAAATTTTGCCTTAATGGCAATCGCCATTGTGATTGGCGGCGGGTTTGGCTACTTTGCGGCAAAGCGCGTCGAGATGACCGGGATGCCCCAGATGGTCGCCCTCTTTAACGGAATGGGTGGCGGCGCGGCAGCAGCAATCTCTGCAATCGCGCTTCTCGGTTCTGCCAGTGCAGCGGAAGGCTCCGTTGCCATCATCGGCGGGCTCATCGGCGCCATCTCCTTCTCGGGGAGTATTATCGCGTTCATGAAGCTCCAGGGATGGCTCCGGCCCCGGCCGATCACCTTCCCCGGCCAGCAGATCGTCAACATGGCAGTCCTCGTGTTCGCGGTCTTCTCAGGGATCTGCATCATCCTCCAGCCGGCCTGGGTACCGGTCAGCGTTGCGGTTTTCCTCCCGCTCTTCTTTGTGCTCGCCCTTGGCTTTGGCCTCCTGATGACGCTCCCCATAGGCGGCGCGGACATGCCGGTCGTCATATCAATGTACAATGCCTTTACCGGCCTTGCAGTCGCCCTTGACGGGTTCTCCTTTGCAACCCCCAACTACGCGATGGTCGTTGCCGGTATCATTGTCGGGGCGGCGGGTTCGCTCCTGACGCTTAACATGGCAAAGGCGATGAACCGCTCGATCACAAACGTCTTCTTTGGCGCCTTTGGCGCAACCGAGGAATCGGACGTGAAGATCCAGGGCAGCATGAAGGCGATCGAAGCCGACGATGTCGCGGTCATGCTCGCCTATGCCGACAAGGTCATTATTGCGCCGGGCTACGGCATGGCCGTTGCCCAGGCCCAGCAGAAGGTAAAAGAACTTGCAGACCTCCTCGAAGCAAAGAACATCACCGTGAAATACGCCATCCACCCGGTTGCCGGACGCATGCCCGGGCACATGAACGTGCTCCTTGCAGAAGCCGGTGTCAGCTACGATCACCTCTTTGATCGGGACGAGATCAACCCGGAGTTCGAGAGCACGGACGTTGTCCTTGTGATCGGCGCAAACGATACGGTGAACCCCGCAGCGCACCGCGAGGGCAGCCCGCTCTTTGGGATGCCGATTCTCGATGTGGAGCAGGCAAAGAACGTGGTTGTCTTAA